The following are from one region of the Quercus robur chromosome 1, dhQueRobu3.1, whole genome shotgun sequence genome:
- the LOC126719393 gene encoding uncharacterized protein LOC126719393, whose translation MESLSLKQIISVTHHSFLRRRNPIHKQTGRFHFRILSKKSDFQDFQGYAKPFHLLPAKEVKAYTDTTAEKIFKSVNEDGSQCLYKVKLGTSNIYGSSLSDLNAGILLCLIDENGNTILQRIPASLMTDHSTKSEDVVDPEILHFQRGSVDEFTFEGPNLGRVEALWISLESGQWRLGSVSLTAICGSQPSLEEQDGDEHKYFGFQYDFQTEDILLGEGSDVSMVELRPHVATKFFGVDSFAFFGKSLSQQTSFTSHGTSIEESMREYADLKISLLLYDAILIFVGTSVASFSAGENTAFAFLTGGLSGFLYLLLLQRSVDGLPVSRDPASISRKTEGTDSMFGGFRGPVSSLALVIGFALFIVKYSSGDIPLAWTPKELVVGMMGFLACKVAVVLAALKPMPMGLKIKK comes from the exons CACTTTAGAATCCTCTCCAAAAAATCTGATTtccaag ATTTTCAGGGCTATGCAAAACCTTTCCATCTCTTGCCAGCCAAAGAAGTGAAAGCCTACACAGATACCACTGCAGAAAAGATTTTTAAATCTGTGAATGAGGATGGATCACAGTGTTTATACAAGGTCAAGCTCGGTACAAGTAACATCTATGGCTCAAGTCTGAGTGACTTAAATGCTGGGATTCTCCTATGCTTGATAGATGAAAATGGTAATACCATATTACAGAGGATACCAGCCAGTTTGATGACAGATCATTCGACAAAATCAGAGGATGTGGTTGACCCAGAGATACTCCATTTCCAAAGAGGTTCTGTTGATGAGTTCACCTTTGAGGGACCTAATCTGGGAAGAGTCGAAGCTCTTTGGATAAGTCTTGAATCAG GTCAGTGGAGATTAGGAAGTGTGAGCTTGACAGCAATTTGTGGGAGTCAACCTTCATTAGAAGAACAAGATGGAGACGAACATAAGTATTTTGGCTTCCAATATGATTTTCAAACTGAGGATATTTTGCTTGGGGAGGGAAGTGACGTATCCATGGTGGAACTTAGACCTCACGTTGCTACAAAGTTTTTTGGGGTTGACTCATTTGCCTTCTTTGGCAAAAGCCTCTCCCAACAGACTTCATTCACGAGTCATGGGACATCAATCGAGGAAAGCATGAGGGAATATGCAGATTTGAAGATCTCTTTGCTACTTTATGATGCCATTCTGATCTTTGTTGGTACATCAGTTGCTTCATTCTCAGCTGGGGAAAATACTGCTTTTGCATTCCTAACTGGTGGTCTTAGTGGTTTCTTGTATCTGTTGCTATTACAGAGGTCCGTTGATGGTTTACCAGTTTCAAGAGATCCAGCATCTATTTCCAGGAAGACAGAAGGGACTGATAGCATGTTTGGAGGATTCAGGGGTCCAGTATCAAGTCTAGCATTGGTGATTGGTTTTGCTTTATTCATAGTGAAGTATAGCTCTGGAGATATTCCCTTGGCATGGACACCAAAAGAACTTGTGGTTGGTATGATGGGATTTCTTGCTTGTAAAGTTGCCGTGGTTTTGGCAGCATTGAAGCCCATGCCAATGGGTCTaaagataaaaaagtga